The sequence CCCTCCTGCCAGACCAGCGCCAAAGATTTTGAGAATTGGCACGGTCAGACCGCCAGAAAAATATGAAACCCCGCGCAGCATCTGGCAGGCGGTGATACTCAAATCAAACCGGGAATTGAGCGCCACTCCTCCGGGATTGTAAAAAAGGGCGTTGGCGTCATCAGCAACTGCGGTAAAAGCCTGACCCATTGCCACCGGTCTTGCCCCAACCCCTAATTTCATAAAGGTAAAGCCGGTTGCCGAAGGACCAAGCCAGCCGGCAAAACCGCTACCAATCACCAGGACAAAAACCACCAAAACAGACCTCATTCGGAATCGGTCCTTCCCAATGCAGATAGCACCTTACTCCTGAATATGAAACTCAATGATATCCTTGTCCTGGAGGATGTGTGCCCGCTCAACCCGCTGTCCAGAATAACCGGCAGAGTTCCAGAGCCGGGCATAGGCAAGTTTTCTGGCAAAGTCCTTGTGCAGATGATATGCCGCATCAATCACCGTGGCATTGGTCTTTAATATCACCGGCTCATTCATATCAGGCGGATGCCCTGGCTTTTTCGTATAGACCCGGATGATGTTCAGGCTCTGAAAAACCTTGCGTTTAAACTCCTCAAGCCCCTGTTTGGTAACCACCGAAACCAAAATCACCTCAACATCGCCAATCAGTTCGCGCAAAATCGAGAGCCTTTCCAATGCCTGGTTGTCATCTGCCTTTGTCCCAACCCGAATCAAGGGCTTGACCGTGAACCCATCCTGCGGCGTAAAACCGATGCGGTTCCGATTCAAAAGCTGCTGAATCTGTTCGGTGGTCTCAAGAAGGCCGTCATCGGCGAGGTCAATGAGCCAACAGATAACATCAGCGGTGCGCAGGATGTGAAAGAGCCAGGCGGGTGAGTCCAAAACCATCGGTGGGGTATCAATCAGTTGAATCTGAATGTCCTCAAACTGCATCATCCCAGCAAGCGGTCTTGTGGTGGTAAAGGGATATGCTGCCACCTCGGTTGCCAGACCGGTCAACTCCTTGACTAACGCAGACTTGCCGCAGTTGGGCGCGCCGAACACAACCACCTGACCTGCGCCCTGCTTTTCCACCGAATACCAGTCCTGACGCTTGCCGCCTGTTTTGCCTTCAGAAAGTTCCCGCCTGATTTTGGCAATGCGGCTCTTGATGTCAGCCTGCATCTTCTCGGTTCCTTTGTGCTTGGGAATGGTGGCAAGCATCTCCTCAAGGCAAAGAAGTTTCTCCTCTGGGCTCTTTGCCTGCCGGAACCGCTCCTCCGCCTGTTTGTATTCCGGGGTTAGATTAGCGGGCATCTTTATCCGCTGCCGCTATCCCATTTACAGGGTTTTCCCTTCGGCAACATCCATAAAAACCAGCCCGGAAATCAGTTTCGGGTAAAAGTCGGTTGACTTCTGCGGCATACGCTCCATTCTCTTTGCCAGTGCCTGGACCTGTTCCGGTCGGGTCGGATTGAGGAAAAGCGCAACATCAAACTCTTGCGAATCAACCCGGCTCGCTGTGTCCTCCCAGTAACGCTCATAGGCAATTCTGCCCTCAACCTCTGCTGGTTTGATACCGAAAACCCTGTCAATCACCAAGGAATGCAGAAGCGCCACATCCAGTTCCCGATACTCCGGGCTCTTCCCTTTCAAACTATCCAATTCCAAACCCGTTTGCTTCAGGATGAGCAGGTAACTTTTCCCTTTGCCAAAATAGACCACAAAGGCATGTTTATCTTGATTCTTTTGCAGTTCTGACTTTGCCATTTCATCTCTAACCGGCTTAACAGTAAAGAACCGCTCCAGACTTTTAAGCGCATCATCCTGGCTCAGGGATATCCCCTTAAGCAGCCGGTGAGTAGGCAGAATCACCAGACCGGGGTCGGTAATCTTGAAAAAGGCAGCGGTCTTGAACCTTAAAGCGGCGTTCTCAGGCACAACACCCCTTTTCTCCATCTCCTGCCTGAAATTAAGCGCGGTCTCATAACGGTGATGACCATCAGCAATCAATAGCACCCGTTCCTTCATCGCCGCACTCAGCGCGTGTAACCTTGCCGGTTCATCCAGCTGCCAGAGCCTGTGAACAACCCCGAACTCATCAATCGCCTGCATCAGCGGCTTATCATCGGTCTCAAGGAGCCGGTCAATCTCACCCTTCTCATCGGGATAAAGGAGAAATATCTGCTCGTAATCCTTTCTTGTTGTTCTCAGGAGGTTCAACCTGTCAACCTTTGGTCCGGAATGGGTGAACTCATGGGGCAGGACCGTGCCCTTTTCAAACTCCTCAACCCGGATTGCGCCAATAAAGCCCTTTCGCCTCAATGTCCGGTTATCCAGTCTAAACTCCTCCTCAAGGACATAAAATGCAGGTTTTTCATCTTCAATCAAGACCCCCTTCTGCAACCATTGGGAACAGGCGCGCACAGAACTTTCATAAGGATTTTCGTCCCTGGGAAGAATCAGCCGGACAAAGTTGTATTGGTGTTTGGTATAATACTCCTCCTGCATCTTCGGTGTGATTTTGTCATAAGGCTGGGTGATAACCGCGCTCAAATCCCTCACCTTTGCCGGATTATAGTGAATCGCCCGAAATGGTCTGACATCAGCCATCAGCCCCCCTTTAAGGCATCACGCACCTTCTCGGCAATACCGATGCCGGCGCGCGCCTGACCTTCCTTGGTCTGCGCACCGATATGAGGTGAGCCAATCACCTGGGGCAAAGAAAACAGTCGGAAGTCCTTGAGCGGCTCCTCCTCAAAAACATCTAATGCCGCTGCTGCCACCTGACCGGACTGCAAAGCCTCAAAGAGCGCCGCCTCATCAACTACACCTCCGCGCGCACAGTTGATGATGATTACACCCTTCTTCATCTTGGCAAAAGCCTCGCGGTTTAAAAGGTGATAGGTCTCAGGTGTCTTGGGAATATGGAGCGAGATTATGTCTGACTTTGCCAGTAGTTCATCAAAAGAGCACAACTCACCATATTCTGGCTTACTATTAGATCGCCGAAAGACCAAAACCTTCATCCCTAATCCTAAAGCCCTTTTTGCCAGTTCGGTGCCGATTCTGCCCGCGCCGATTATCCCCAAGGTCTTGCCAAAGAGTTCCATCCCTTTAAAAGCCTTTTTCTCCCACTTGCCGGCACGCAGCGATGCGGTTGCCTGCGGAATTGAACGGGCACAGGCAAACATCATCCCTAAAGCCAGTTCTGCCACCGAAATTGATGTCGCCTCAGGTGTGTTGACAACCTTTATCCCTTTGGCATCCGCCGCCTTTTTGTCAACATTGTCCAGACCGACACCCGCCCTACCAATCACCTTCAGGTTCTTCCCCGCTTCAATAACCTCAGCGGTCACCTTCGTTGCGCTTCTCACAATAATAGCATCATACTCAGGAATTACCTTTAAAAGCTCATCTGGTGCAATGCCCGGTTTCTCATCAACCGTAAAACCGGCCTCACGCAGAATTTTGACACCTTCCGGTGCAATCGGGTCAGTGATAATTACCTTCATTTTAACTCCTTTTTGATTAAAGCCTGCCTAATGATACCAGATTAAAAGTTTCAGTCAATCTCTGTCAATGCCCTATAACTGATGTTGCCCCTCCCTCTAAAACCCGCTCAATATTATCAAGCAGACTCCCCAAAAGGTCGATACCGGTGTTTTGCCGTCACCACCCAATAACAGGCGCATGGAATTGCGCTAATTGTGCATCCCCAGTCTGTTGAATCGGTCGGTATCGCCAAAGTTAGGGATGATATGTATCCTTTAGAAGGGGCTGAATTTGGAATCGTTGAGTTGACCAGTCGTTATGGGTTGGTAAAATTTTGGAAGGTGCCGGCGTAGCTCAGCAGGCAGAGCAGCGGTTTCGTAAACCGCAGGTCACCCGTTCGAGCCGGGTCGCCGGCTTACGAAAATAGATAAGGATATGCTTTTTCCAAAAGGTTCTGACCCGAGGCGTCTGCTCGCCGAGCAGATGGCATTTGAAGAGACGGAAAGAAAAAAGGCAGAGGTGCGCGCCCAGGTTGTTTTTGATGGTCTGATTGATGCCAGCCCGATAGCGATGGAACTGTTTGACCCTAATGGTAATCTCGTTAAACAGAACAAGGCGGCAGAACGAATCTTGGGAAAAATTCCGCCCCCAGGTCTGAACCTTTTTGAGGAAAGGGGCTTGAAAAGAACCGGGCTCTTAGAACCCCAACTGAAACGGCTCCTCGCCGGTGCCCGCATCGAAACACCACCCTACTGGTTTGACCCGACAGAAATCGGCCTTTTGCCCACCGCCAAGGGCAAGGTCTGTATACGCGTTACCGCCTATCCGCTTTTTGATGCCGAAGGTCAGGTGAAGATGCTGACCTTCGTTTACGAGGATTTGACCGAACTGAAAAAAACCGAGCAATCTCTGGAGGAGCTGAAAAAGTCGCCCATCGCCTCCGGCTTTGATGAGCACCTTTC comes from candidate division WOR-3 bacterium and encodes:
- a CDS encoding GTPase, which gives rise to MPANLTPEYKQAEERFRQAKSPEEKLLCLEEMLATIPKHKGTEKMQADIKSRIAKIRRELSEGKTGGKRQDWYSVEKQGAGQVVVFGAPNCGKSALVKELTGLATEVAAYPFTTTRPLAGMMQFEDIQIQLIDTPPMVLDSPAWLFHILRTADVICWLIDLADDGLLETTEQIQQLLNRNRIGFTPQDGFTVKPLIRVGTKADDNQALERLSILRELIGDVEVILVSVVTKQGLEEFKRKVFQSLNIIRVYTKKPGHPPDMNEPVILKTNATVIDAAYHLHKDFARKLAYARLWNSAGYSGQRVERAHILQDKDIIEFHIQE
- a CDS encoding hydroxyacid dehydrogenase — its product is MKVIITDPIAPEGVKILREAGFTVDEKPGIAPDELLKVIPEYDAIIVRSATKVTAEVIEAGKNLKVIGRAGVGLDNVDKKAADAKGIKVVNTPEATSISVAELALGMMFACARSIPQATASLRAGKWEKKAFKGMELFGKTLGIIGAGRIGTELAKRALGLGMKVLVFRRSNSKPEYGELCSFDELLAKSDIISLHIPKTPETYHLLNREAFAKMKKGVIIINCARGGVVDEAALFEALQSGQVAAAALDVFEEEPLKDFRLFSLPQVIGSPHIGAQTKEGQARAGIGIAEKVRDALKGG
- a CDS encoding DUF1015 domain-containing protein, whose protein sequence is MADVRPFRAIHYNPAKVRDLSAVITQPYDKITPKMQEEYYTKHQYNFVRLILPRDENPYESSVRACSQWLQKGVLIEDEKPAFYVLEEEFRLDNRTLRRKGFIGAIRVEEFEKGTVLPHEFTHSGPKVDRLNLLRTTRKDYEQIFLLYPDEKGEIDRLLETDDKPLMQAIDEFGVVHRLWQLDEPARLHALSAAMKERVLLIADGHHRYETALNFRQEMEKRGVVPENAALRFKTAAFFKITDPGLVILPTHRLLKGISLSQDDALKSLERFFTVKPVRDEMAKSELQKNQDKHAFVVYFGKGKSYLLILKQTGLELDSLKGKSPEYRELDVALLHSLVIDRVFGIKPAEVEGRIAYERYWEDTASRVDSQEFDVALFLNPTRPEQVQALAKRMERMPQKSTDFYPKLISGLVFMDVAEGKTL